One genomic segment of Primulina tabacum isolate GXHZ01 chromosome 9, ASM2559414v2, whole genome shotgun sequence includes these proteins:
- the LOC142556215 gene encoding uncharacterized protein LOC142556215 isoform X1, with amino-acid sequence MDVPPPPPVGISPVVQLQDCIEELLEFTLISSIQGKMHCGLSNAYCANLLRADPSDPLPTNDEHFRGIPSYPLYKRVAQSLYQSIYSGAFCVSNEELTPVHDDLSFKRKQDEWNKLIVEEGTTLMTMLKEVDFELHVQEPFFSQLSDGLKIVEGRCAVGVYRRIKPGGVILLNKCVMFQVQDVHQYASFHDLLEAESLEKVLPGVKSIEEGVQIYRAFYSEEKESSNGVLAICVRKPTSQLYQIMTSIIQGLSYEGIQRLLGFVHSVGTVSELLPPPPSTLLSTFLELHNPHVKSSTLTAGARALAKHASRSSKGYWGTLRGSDSEKNRHSLDVISCLLSHCTWLNIHIVPPHGIVLEIRIAEGYGARWSEDGTKVYDFIGFLEPYMVDGFSKGWKH; translated from the exons ATGGATgtaccgccgccgccgccggtgGGAATTTCCCCTGTTGTGCAACTGCAGGACTGCATAGAAGAACTGCTGGAATTCACCCTGATTTCCTCCATTCAAGGGAAAATGCACTGCGGGCTTTCAAATGCTTACTGCGCTAACCTTCTCAGAGCTGACCCCTCCGATCCCCTGCCCACTAATGATG AGCATTTTAGAGGAATTCCATCGTACCCTTTATATAAGCGTGTGGCCCAGTCTCTTTATCAGTCCATATATTCTGGAGCCTTTTGTGTGTCAAATGAAGAACTTACACCAGTGCATGATGACTTGTCCTTCAAGAGGAAACAAGACGAATGGAATAAGCTGATTGTGGAAGAGGGTACCACTTTAATGACA ATGCTGAAAGAAGTGGACTTTGAGCTTCACGTGCAGGAGCCTTTCTTTTCCCAGCTCAGCG ATGGACTAAAAATTGTTGAAGGAAGGTGTGCTGTTGGTGTCTACAGAAG AATCAAGCCTGGCGGTGTAATTCTGCTCAACAAATGCGTGATGTTTCAAGTTCAG GATGTCCACCAATATGCTTCATTTCATGATCTGTTGGAAGCAGAGAGTCTTGAAAAAGTTCTTCCAGGAGTAAAAAGTATTGAAGAAG GTGTGCAAATCTATAGAGCCTTTTACTCTGAAGAGAAGGAAAGTTCAAACGGTGTCCTTGCTATATGTGTCAGAAAACCAACTTCCCAGCTATACCAAATAATGACGTCCATTATTCAA GGACTGAGCTATGAAGGAATTCAAAGACTGCTGGGCTTTGTCCATTCTGTCGGAACAGTTTCTGAACTACTGCCTCCCCCACCATCCACTCTGCTCTCCACCTTTTTGGAACTACATAATCCACAT gtAAAAAGTTCAACCTTGACAGCTGGTGCTAGGGCCCTAGCAAAGCATGCCAGTAGAAGCAGCAAAGGATACTGGGGTACCTTACGTGGAAGTG ATTCTGAAAAAAATAGGCACTCTCTGGATGTCATCAGTTGCTTATTGAGTCATTGTACCTGGCTAAACATTCATATCGTTCCACCTCATGGAATCGTGTTAGAGATCAGAATTGCTGAAGGTTATGGCGCACGGTGGTCTGAAGATGGGACTAAAGTATACGAT TTCATAGGATTTCTTGAGCCATATATGGTGGATGGTTTCTCGAAGGGCTGGAAGCATTAG
- the LOC142556215 gene encoding uncharacterized protein LOC142556215 isoform X5: MLTALTFSELTPPIPCPLMMSIYSGAFCVSNEELTPVHDDLSFKRKQDEWNKLIVEEGTTLMTMLKEVDFELHVQEPFFSQLSDGLKIVEGRCAVGVYRRIKPGGVILLNKCVMFQVQDVHQYASFHDLLEAESLEKVLPGVKSIEEGVQIYRAFYSEEKESSNGVLAICVRKPTSQLYQIMTSIIQGLSYEGIQRLLGFVHSVGTVSELLPPPPSTLLSTFLELHNPHVKSSTLTAGARALAKHASRSSKGYWGTLRGSDSEKNRHSLDVISCLLSHCTWLNIHIVPPHGIVLEIRIAEGYGARWSEDGTKVYDFIGFLEPYMVDGFSKGWKH; this comes from the exons ATGCTTACTGCGCTAACCTTCTCAGAGCTGACCCCTCCGATCCCCTGCCCACTAATGATG TCCATATATTCTGGAGCCTTTTGTGTGTCAAATGAAGAACTTACACCAGTGCATGATGACTTGTCCTTCAAGAGGAAACAAGACGAATGGAATAAGCTGATTGTGGAAGAGGGTACCACTTTAATGACA ATGCTGAAAGAAGTGGACTTTGAGCTTCACGTGCAGGAGCCTTTCTTTTCCCAGCTCAGCG ATGGACTAAAAATTGTTGAAGGAAGGTGTGCTGTTGGTGTCTACAGAAG AATCAAGCCTGGCGGTGTAATTCTGCTCAACAAATGCGTGATGTTTCAAGTTCAG GATGTCCACCAATATGCTTCATTTCATGATCTGTTGGAAGCAGAGAGTCTTGAAAAAGTTCTTCCAGGAGTAAAAAGTATTGAAGAAG GTGTGCAAATCTATAGAGCCTTTTACTCTGAAGAGAAGGAAAGTTCAAACGGTGTCCTTGCTATATGTGTCAGAAAACCAACTTCCCAGCTATACCAAATAATGACGTCCATTATTCAA GGACTGAGCTATGAAGGAATTCAAAGACTGCTGGGCTTTGTCCATTCTGTCGGAACAGTTTCTGAACTACTGCCTCCCCCACCATCCACTCTGCTCTCCACCTTTTTGGAACTACATAATCCACAT gtAAAAAGTTCAACCTTGACAGCTGGTGCTAGGGCCCTAGCAAAGCATGCCAGTAGAAGCAGCAAAGGATACTGGGGTACCTTACGTGGAAGTG ATTCTGAAAAAAATAGGCACTCTCTGGATGTCATCAGTTGCTTATTGAGTCATTGTACCTGGCTAAACATTCATATCGTTCCACCTCATGGAATCGTGTTAGAGATCAGAATTGCTGAAGGTTATGGCGCACGGTGGTCTGAAGATGGGACTAAAGTATACGAT TTCATAGGATTTCTTGAGCCATATATGGTGGATGGTTTCTCGAAGGGCTGGAAGCATTAG
- the LOC142556215 gene encoding uncharacterized protein LOC142556215 isoform X4: MSLNLDSVAKNLIPIFIEHFRGIPSYPLYKRVAQSLYQSIYSGAFCVSNEELTPVHDDLSFKRKQDEWNKLIVEEGTTLMTMLKEVDFELHVQEPFFSQLSDGLKIVEGRCAVGVYRRIKPGGVILLNKCVMFQVQDVHQYASFHDLLEAESLEKVLPGVKSIEEGVQIYRAFYSEEKESSNGVLAICVRKPTSQLYQIMTSIIQGLSYEGIQRLLGFVHSVGTVSELLPPPPSTLLSTFLELHNPHVKSSTLTAGARALAKHASRSSKGYWGTLRGSDSEKNRHSLDVISCLLSHCTWLNIHIVPPHGIVLEIRIAEGYGARWSEDGTKVYDFIGFLEPYMVDGFSKGWKH; the protein is encoded by the exons ATGAGTCTTAATTTAGACTCTGTTGCTAAGAATCTGATACCAATATTTATAGAGCATTTTAGAGGAATTCCATCGTACCCTTTATATAAGCGTGTGGCCCAGTCTCTTTATCAGTCCATATATTCTGGAGCCTTTTGTGTGTCAAATGAAGAACTTACACCAGTGCATGATGACTTGTCCTTCAAGAGGAAACAAGACGAATGGAATAAGCTGATTGTGGAAGAGGGTACCACTTTAATGACA ATGCTGAAAGAAGTGGACTTTGAGCTTCACGTGCAGGAGCCTTTCTTTTCCCAGCTCAGCG ATGGACTAAAAATTGTTGAAGGAAGGTGTGCTGTTGGTGTCTACAGAAG AATCAAGCCTGGCGGTGTAATTCTGCTCAACAAATGCGTGATGTTTCAAGTTCAG GATGTCCACCAATATGCTTCATTTCATGATCTGTTGGAAGCAGAGAGTCTTGAAAAAGTTCTTCCAGGAGTAAAAAGTATTGAAGAAG GTGTGCAAATCTATAGAGCCTTTTACTCTGAAGAGAAGGAAAGTTCAAACGGTGTCCTTGCTATATGTGTCAGAAAACCAACTTCCCAGCTATACCAAATAATGACGTCCATTATTCAA GGACTGAGCTATGAAGGAATTCAAAGACTGCTGGGCTTTGTCCATTCTGTCGGAACAGTTTCTGAACTACTGCCTCCCCCACCATCCACTCTGCTCTCCACCTTTTTGGAACTACATAATCCACAT gtAAAAAGTTCAACCTTGACAGCTGGTGCTAGGGCCCTAGCAAAGCATGCCAGTAGAAGCAGCAAAGGATACTGGGGTACCTTACGTGGAAGTG ATTCTGAAAAAAATAGGCACTCTCTGGATGTCATCAGTTGCTTATTGAGTCATTGTACCTGGCTAAACATTCATATCGTTCCACCTCATGGAATCGTGTTAGAGATCAGAATTGCTGAAGGTTATGGCGCACGGTGGTCTGAAGATGGGACTAAAGTATACGAT TTCATAGGATTTCTTGAGCCATATATGGTGGATGGTTTCTCGAAGGGCTGGAAGCATTAG
- the LOC142556215 gene encoding uncharacterized protein LOC142556215 isoform X2 codes for MDVPPPPPVGISPVVQLQDCIEELLEFTLISSIQGKMHCGLSNAYCANLLRADPSDPLPTNDEHFRGIPSYPLYKRVAQSLYQSIYSGAFCVSNEELTPVHDDLSFKRKQDEWNKLIVEEGTTLMTMLKEVDFELHVQEPFFSQLSDGLKIVEGRCAVGVYRRIKPGGVILLNKCVMFQVQDVHQYASFHDLLEAESLEKVLPGVKSIEEGVQIYRAFYSEEKESSNGVLAICVRKPTSQLYQIMTSIIQGLSYEGIQRLLGFVHSVGTVSELLPPPPSTLLSTFLELHNPHVKSSTLTAGARALAKHASRSSKGYWGTLRGSDSEKNRHSLDVISCLLSHCTWLNIHIVPPHGIVLEIRIAEGYGARWSEDGTKFIGFLEPYMVDGFSKGWKH; via the exons ATGGATgtaccgccgccgccgccggtgGGAATTTCCCCTGTTGTGCAACTGCAGGACTGCATAGAAGAACTGCTGGAATTCACCCTGATTTCCTCCATTCAAGGGAAAATGCACTGCGGGCTTTCAAATGCTTACTGCGCTAACCTTCTCAGAGCTGACCCCTCCGATCCCCTGCCCACTAATGATG AGCATTTTAGAGGAATTCCATCGTACCCTTTATATAAGCGTGTGGCCCAGTCTCTTTATCAGTCCATATATTCTGGAGCCTTTTGTGTGTCAAATGAAGAACTTACACCAGTGCATGATGACTTGTCCTTCAAGAGGAAACAAGACGAATGGAATAAGCTGATTGTGGAAGAGGGTACCACTTTAATGACA ATGCTGAAAGAAGTGGACTTTGAGCTTCACGTGCAGGAGCCTTTCTTTTCCCAGCTCAGCG ATGGACTAAAAATTGTTGAAGGAAGGTGTGCTGTTGGTGTCTACAGAAG AATCAAGCCTGGCGGTGTAATTCTGCTCAACAAATGCGTGATGTTTCAAGTTCAG GATGTCCACCAATATGCTTCATTTCATGATCTGTTGGAAGCAGAGAGTCTTGAAAAAGTTCTTCCAGGAGTAAAAAGTATTGAAGAAG GTGTGCAAATCTATAGAGCCTTTTACTCTGAAGAGAAGGAAAGTTCAAACGGTGTCCTTGCTATATGTGTCAGAAAACCAACTTCCCAGCTATACCAAATAATGACGTCCATTATTCAA GGACTGAGCTATGAAGGAATTCAAAGACTGCTGGGCTTTGTCCATTCTGTCGGAACAGTTTCTGAACTACTGCCTCCCCCACCATCCACTCTGCTCTCCACCTTTTTGGAACTACATAATCCACAT gtAAAAAGTTCAACCTTGACAGCTGGTGCTAGGGCCCTAGCAAAGCATGCCAGTAGAAGCAGCAAAGGATACTGGGGTACCTTACGTGGAAGTG ATTCTGAAAAAAATAGGCACTCTCTGGATGTCATCAGTTGCTTATTGAGTCATTGTACCTGGCTAAACATTCATATCGTTCCACCTCATGGAATCGTGTTAGAGATCAGAATTGCTGAAGGTTATGGCGCACGGTGGTCTGAAGATGGGACTAAA TTCATAGGATTTCTTGAGCCATATATGGTGGATGGTTTCTCGAAGGGCTGGAAGCATTAG
- the LOC142556215 gene encoding uncharacterized protein LOC142556215 isoform X6, with the protein MDVPPPPPVGISPVVQLQDCIEELLEFTLISSIQGKMHCGLSNAYCANLLRADPSDPLPTNDEHFRGIPSYPLYKRVAQSLYQSIYSGAFCVSNEELTPVHDDLSFKRKQDEWNKLIVEEGTTLMTMLKEVDFELHVQEPFFSQLSDGLKIVEGRCAVGVYRRIKPGGVILLNKCVMFQVQDVHQYASFHDLLEAESLEKVLPGVKSIEEGVQIYRAFYSEEKESSNGVLAICVRKPTSQLYQIMTSIIQGLSYEGIQRLLGFVHSVGTVSELLPPPPSTLLSTFLELHNPHVKSSTLTAGARALAKHASRSSKGYWGTLRGSVHRIS; encoded by the exons ATGGATgtaccgccgccgccgccggtgGGAATTTCCCCTGTTGTGCAACTGCAGGACTGCATAGAAGAACTGCTGGAATTCACCCTGATTTCCTCCATTCAAGGGAAAATGCACTGCGGGCTTTCAAATGCTTACTGCGCTAACCTTCTCAGAGCTGACCCCTCCGATCCCCTGCCCACTAATGATG AGCATTTTAGAGGAATTCCATCGTACCCTTTATATAAGCGTGTGGCCCAGTCTCTTTATCAGTCCATATATTCTGGAGCCTTTTGTGTGTCAAATGAAGAACTTACACCAGTGCATGATGACTTGTCCTTCAAGAGGAAACAAGACGAATGGAATAAGCTGATTGTGGAAGAGGGTACCACTTTAATGACA ATGCTGAAAGAAGTGGACTTTGAGCTTCACGTGCAGGAGCCTTTCTTTTCCCAGCTCAGCG ATGGACTAAAAATTGTTGAAGGAAGGTGTGCTGTTGGTGTCTACAGAAG AATCAAGCCTGGCGGTGTAATTCTGCTCAACAAATGCGTGATGTTTCAAGTTCAG GATGTCCACCAATATGCTTCATTTCATGATCTGTTGGAAGCAGAGAGTCTTGAAAAAGTTCTTCCAGGAGTAAAAAGTATTGAAGAAG GTGTGCAAATCTATAGAGCCTTTTACTCTGAAGAGAAGGAAAGTTCAAACGGTGTCCTTGCTATATGTGTCAGAAAACCAACTTCCCAGCTATACCAAATAATGACGTCCATTATTCAA GGACTGAGCTATGAAGGAATTCAAAGACTGCTGGGCTTTGTCCATTCTGTCGGAACAGTTTCTGAACTACTGCCTCCCCCACCATCCACTCTGCTCTCCACCTTTTTGGAACTACATAATCCACAT gtAAAAAGTTCAACCTTGACAGCTGGTGCTAGGGCCCTAGCAAAGCATGCCAGTAGAAGCAGCAAAGGATACTGGGGTACCTTACGTGGAAGTG TTCATAGGATTTCTTGA
- the LOC142556215 gene encoding uncharacterized protein LOC142556215 isoform X3 produces the protein MDVPPPPPVGISPVVQLQDCIEELLEFTLISSIQGKMHCGLSNAYCANLLRADPSDPLPTNDEHFRGIPSYPLYKRVAQSLYQSIYSGAFCVSNEELTPVHDDLSFKRKQDEWNKLIVEEGTTLMTMLKEVDFELHVQEPFFSQLSDGLKIVEGRCAVGVYRRIKPGGVILLNKCVMFQVQDVHQYASFHDLLEAESLEKVLPGVKSIEEGVQIYRAFYSEEKESSNGVLAICVRKPTSQLYQIMTSIIQGLSYEGIQRLLGFVHSVGTVSELLPPPPSTLLSTFLELHNPHVKSSTLTAGARALAKHASRSSKGYWGTLRGSACMLVHELINSDLQDGFWAVNLHAKGFMLLLLQTIDRPMFGANCHVNTSL, from the exons ATGGATgtaccgccgccgccgccggtgGGAATTTCCCCTGTTGTGCAACTGCAGGACTGCATAGAAGAACTGCTGGAATTCACCCTGATTTCCTCCATTCAAGGGAAAATGCACTGCGGGCTTTCAAATGCTTACTGCGCTAACCTTCTCAGAGCTGACCCCTCCGATCCCCTGCCCACTAATGATG AGCATTTTAGAGGAATTCCATCGTACCCTTTATATAAGCGTGTGGCCCAGTCTCTTTATCAGTCCATATATTCTGGAGCCTTTTGTGTGTCAAATGAAGAACTTACACCAGTGCATGATGACTTGTCCTTCAAGAGGAAACAAGACGAATGGAATAAGCTGATTGTGGAAGAGGGTACCACTTTAATGACA ATGCTGAAAGAAGTGGACTTTGAGCTTCACGTGCAGGAGCCTTTCTTTTCCCAGCTCAGCG ATGGACTAAAAATTGTTGAAGGAAGGTGTGCTGTTGGTGTCTACAGAAG AATCAAGCCTGGCGGTGTAATTCTGCTCAACAAATGCGTGATGTTTCAAGTTCAG GATGTCCACCAATATGCTTCATTTCATGATCTGTTGGAAGCAGAGAGTCTTGAAAAAGTTCTTCCAGGAGTAAAAAGTATTGAAGAAG GTGTGCAAATCTATAGAGCCTTTTACTCTGAAGAGAAGGAAAGTTCAAACGGTGTCCTTGCTATATGTGTCAGAAAACCAACTTCCCAGCTATACCAAATAATGACGTCCATTATTCAA GGACTGAGCTATGAAGGAATTCAAAGACTGCTGGGCTTTGTCCATTCTGTCGGAACAGTTTCTGAACTACTGCCTCCCCCACCATCCACTCTGCTCTCCACCTTTTTGGAACTACATAATCCACAT gtAAAAAGTTCAACCTTGACAGCTGGTGCTAGGGCCCTAGCAAAGCATGCCAGTAGAAGCAGCAAAGGATACTGGGGTACCTTACGTGGAAGTG CTTGCATGCTGGTTCATGAGCTTATCAATAGTGATCTTCAAGACGGTTTCTGGGCTGTCAATTTGCATGCTAAGGGGTTCATGCTCTTGTTGCTGCAAACTATAGATCGACCTATGTTTGGAGCCAACTGTCATGTTAATACCTCACTTTGA